One window of the Granulicella arctica genome contains the following:
- a CDS encoding glycosyltransferase encodes MHILIIAMGSAGDVHPFLGLGRSFANQGHRVSICASPAFEAVVERSGLRFLPLGTAEEYHAAMSNPALWNPRTSFKVLWKIMAGYIRPLYNLLQAEVDSETVLVGSLWAFAARMMQEKYGVPYVSVQVSPSTFLSAKLPPVHKRFSIPASWPYGARAGLLWAIERGVLDRICAPALNRERAAVGLPPVKHILSRWVHSPQEVIGLFPEWFAPPQTDWPQHVTLTGFPLFDEGEFREIDPELEEFLVGKAAPIVFTPGSTMVDTMKFFTTAANTLQKLGQRGVFLAKAGEPMPSLPPSILVRSYVPLSKLLPRAKMLVHHGGIGTMSQAMAAGIPQLAIPFAHDQFDNAARLVRLGCGLRLDAPVAAPQLLAALTRLLNEKSFQKKCTIIQRFVATGEVSCRKALVVIETAARSSQKVVAAAAGPHLVLA; translated from the coding sequence ATGCACATCCTCATCATTGCCATGGGATCGGCTGGGGATGTTCACCCCTTTCTAGGCTTGGGGCGCTCCTTCGCGAATCAGGGTCATCGGGTGTCAATCTGCGCCAGCCCAGCGTTTGAGGCAGTTGTGGAACGCTCCGGCCTTCGGTTTCTGCCCCTCGGAACAGCCGAAGAGTACCACGCGGCAATGAGCAATCCCGCACTCTGGAATCCGCGCACCTCATTCAAGGTGCTGTGGAAGATCATGGCGGGGTACATTCGCCCGCTCTACAATCTGCTCCAGGCAGAGGTCGACAGTGAAACCGTCTTGGTGGGATCGCTTTGGGCGTTTGCCGCGCGCATGATGCAGGAGAAGTACGGTGTACCGTACGTCTCAGTGCAGGTTTCGCCATCGACATTTCTCTCCGCAAAGCTGCCGCCGGTCCACAAGCGCTTCTCCATTCCGGCAAGCTGGCCGTATGGCGCCCGTGCTGGTCTCCTCTGGGCAATTGAGCGCGGCGTACTGGATCGCATCTGCGCCCCCGCACTCAATCGCGAGCGTGCCGCGGTAGGCTTGCCCCCCGTCAAACACATCCTCAGCCGGTGGGTGCATTCCCCGCAGGAGGTGATCGGGCTCTTTCCCGAGTGGTTTGCGCCACCCCAGACGGATTGGCCGCAACATGTCACCCTTACCGGCTTCCCCCTCTTTGACGAAGGGGAGTTCCGCGAAATTGATCCGGAACTCGAAGAGTTTCTCGTCGGTAAAGCGGCACCCATCGTCTTCACGCCCGGCTCAACGATGGTCGACACAATGAAATTCTTTACAACGGCTGCGAACACACTCCAGAAGCTTGGGCAGCGCGGAGTCTTCCTTGCGAAGGCTGGTGAACCGATGCCGTCGCTCCCCCCGAGCATTCTTGTTCGATCCTACGTGCCGCTCAGCAAGCTGCTGCCCCGAGCGAAGATGCTTGTGCACCATGGCGGAATCGGAACGATGTCGCAGGCAATGGCAGCAGGAATTCCGCAGTTAGCCATACCGTTTGCTCACGACCAGTTCGACAACGCTGCTCGCTTGGTGCGACTCGGCTGTGGGCTGCGACTGGATGCGCCCGTAGCTGCACCGCAGCTTCTCGCGGCGCTTACGCGACTCTTGAATGAGAAGAGTTTCCAGAAGAAATGCACCATCATCCAACGCTTTGTCGCAACGGGCGAGGTCTCCTGCCGAAAGGCCCTGGTCGTCATCGAGACAGCGGCAAGAAGCTCGCAAAAAGTCGTTGCGGCAGCAGCAGGACCACATCTGGTGCTCGCATGA
- a CDS encoding alpha/beta fold hydrolase, with product MKPDTAVINVLGKHNIHCEYHKNDESTKTVILVNGAFATTASFGQTVRYLRDKVNVLLFDLPYAGKSKEFNLDADILTKEDEVDILEYLISHYKVNYLMSVSWGGVSSLLALARRPPTIERAIIGSFSPVINKAMHDYMAGAREMLEKNNMMSAAQLLNNTVGRYLSGLVKSRNFDYLMSVQTSKEQIIFHINQIFDFDQRQYMQQFASIDVPVMFLNGELDEYTTATDVRQLSQFIPQSEFAVVKNAGHFLDLESRHLWKTVSEVIREYLFNESPIALMRKPVFSVPSPFAAGMGQELVFAEAAD from the coding sequence ATGAAGCCTGATACTGCTGTCATTAATGTCTTAGGAAAACACAATATTCATTGCGAATACCACAAGAATGACGAGAGCACAAAGACGGTCATCCTTGTAAATGGTGCGTTCGCAACAACAGCCTCGTTCGGCCAGACTGTCCGGTACCTCAGGGATAAGGTCAATGTTCTGCTCTTCGATCTACCCTACGCGGGCAAATCGAAAGAATTCAATCTGGATGCCGATATTCTGACCAAAGAAGACGAGGTGGATATTCTCGAATATCTCATTAGTCACTATAAAGTTAATTACTTAATGTCAGTGTCCTGGGGCGGAGTCTCATCTCTGCTTGCGCTGGCTAGACGACCGCCTACCATTGAGAGAGCGATCATTGGGTCGTTCTCGCCAGTAATTAACAAGGCAATGCATGACTACATGGCTGGCGCTCGTGAGATGCTCGAGAAAAATAACATGATGAGCGCGGCACAGCTGCTCAACAATACTGTCGGCCGTTATCTGTCCGGCCTGGTCAAGTCTCGCAACTTCGATTACCTGATGAGCGTTCAGACCAGCAAAGAGCAGATCATTTTTCACATTAATCAGATCTTCGACTTTGATCAGAGGCAGTATATGCAGCAGTTTGCCTCTATTGATGTGCCGGTCATGTTCCTGAACGGAGAACTCGACGAATATACGACGGCGACGGATGTTCGGCAGCTATCGCAGTTCATCCCGCAGAGTGAGTTTGCCGTGGTGAAAAATGCGGGCCACTTCCTTGATCTTGAGAGCCGTCATCTCTGGAAGACGGTCAGTGAAGTCATCCGGGAGTACCTCTTCAACGAGTCCCCAATAGCGCTCATGCGGAAGCCGGTCTTCAGCGTTCCGTCTCCTTTCGCTGCGGGTATGGGGCAGGAGTTGGTGTTTGCCGAGGCTGCTGACTGA
- a CDS encoding RNA polymerase sigma factor, which produces MNFDTFDASYIEKLRLGDEATAEHFVRYFSELILLKLRSRLRSQQAIEDVRQETFTRVFALVRSERGIRQADRLGPLVNSVCNNVLFEQYRSDGRADPLEEETAAHLVERAPDALSSMISSETRHRIRNVLDTLSERDRGLLRAVFLEEKDKDEVCKEMGVNREYIRVLLHRAKHSFRKAYGEEAGKG; this is translated from the coding sequence GTGAATTTTGATACTTTTGATGCTTCGTACATCGAAAAGCTGCGACTTGGGGATGAAGCGACTGCGGAGCACTTTGTTCGCTACTTCAGTGAATTGATCCTGCTTAAGCTTCGTTCTCGCCTGCGAAGTCAGCAGGCGATCGAAGACGTGCGGCAGGAGACCTTCACGCGGGTTTTCGCCCTTGTTCGCAGCGAGCGCGGCATCCGCCAGGCAGACCGCCTCGGGCCGCTGGTCAATTCCGTCTGCAACAACGTCCTTTTTGAGCAGTATCGGTCCGATGGCCGCGCCGATCCGCTCGAAGAAGAGACCGCCGCGCACTTGGTGGAGCGGGCGCCTGATGCGCTGAGCAGCATGATCTCGTCAGAGACCCGGCACCGGATCAGGAATGTTCTGGACACGCTGAGCGAACGCGATCGCGGCTTGCTGCGTGCCGTTTTCCTCGAAGAAAAGGATAAAGATGAGGTTTGTAAGGAGATGGGCGTCAATCGTGAGTACATTCGGGTGTTGCTGCACCGTGCCAAACATTCGTTTCGAAAGGCCTACGGTGAGGAGGCTGGCAAAGGCTGA
- a CDS encoding zf-HC2 domain-containing protein, translating to MTHHEAVEQMAVERYLLGELSGEPRDRFEEHLFDCQECAADLKQSVLFLEGAKAELKSEGMRVVRPMPQKTTSRIAWLWRPQLLAPALAACLAVIVYQSAILLPHLRTEVAASQTPALLEPFVLANAGARGDTVPEIHVPKQGVYALSVDIPPAPNAAGYRCSLYSAAGALVWHVDVSQQQARDAVMIQVPVMTAQEGMNELRVQSITSSGPENTLAVLASYRYKLVFQK from the coding sequence ATGACCCATCATGAAGCAGTAGAACAAATGGCCGTCGAGCGCTATCTCCTGGGAGAGCTATCCGGCGAACCCCGCGATCGGTTCGAGGAGCACCTCTTTGATTGTCAGGAGTGTGCAGCCGATTTGAAGCAGAGTGTCCTCTTTCTGGAGGGTGCCAAGGCGGAGTTGAAGTCGGAAGGAATGCGCGTGGTCCGTCCCATGCCGCAGAAGACGACGTCCCGCATAGCGTGGCTCTGGCGGCCGCAGTTGCTGGCCCCGGCGCTGGCCGCCTGTCTCGCCGTTATTGTCTATCAGTCGGCCATCCTGCTTCCGCACCTGAGGACCGAGGTTGCGGCGTCGCAGACCCCTGCTCTTCTGGAGCCGTTCGTTCTGGCCAACGCTGGTGCTCGCGGCGATACGGTTCCCGAGATCCATGTTCCGAAGCAGGGCGTGTATGCGCTGTCGGTCGATATCCCTCCTGCGCCCAACGCGGCAGGCTATCGTTGCTCCCTGTACTCCGCTGCAGGAGCGCTCGTATGGCATGTGGATGTTTCGCAGCAGCAGGCCCGCGACGCGGTCATGATTCAAGTTCCTGTGATGACAGCACAGGAGGGAATGAACGAGCTTCGTGTGCAGAGCATTACTTCTTCGGGTCCCGAAAATACACTGGCAGTCCTCGCCAGCTACAGGTACAAATTGGTATTCCAAAAATAG
- a CDS encoding CHAT domain-containing protein: MYLYQGHSEDAAALLRQPPPVHAESSLVVRQNLLLTMAEARSEHREAAARAITVAETADTQGVLRAEILAIKGSLALEQGQRTEAERLFNAALALGTPQDTKFFEMQMWMNLGAVALDLEHYEDALERFNRASILAQSLNARLALEKVLGNLGWTYYNTGDFVRALQSSKIAETQAAAIGVTLDQVRWLRNAGMSQFEQNDPAAARVSFENSLRLAEGLHNSQEMLYAHLALSYLLLHTQPDLAASHIHEAARLAQLRQNPTEELEPMLLQSLLLLQQGQTGAAETGLLAFVKQTTAFPSLQWEAENTLARIYAVSGRQQEADHWYQRAITTFHQQRLSLKSVELELPFLENGSDLYLGYMEHLIHEGRTDDALKILDDSRAETLAEGLKTSAAATDKTSPVTAASIRTLAGRLHATILVYCLRPDTSYLWAINAGKVEFRTLAASTAILPLVDRQTQAILASKDLLTQKDQTGQQLYELLIKPAADAIGSNRRVFLIADKGLGALNFETLIPTDSQAHYWIEDVALTNARSLRLLAASPDTAAPAASNKLLLIGDPLYRTGEFPPLPNAAAEMEGVASHFEAAARTMSTGGNALPASYASSNPANFTYIHFVAHATANETNPLDSAIILSTPPNTPQDRPAANRLYARDILQSPVHAELVTISSCFGSGTRNYSGEGVVGLVWAFLRAGAHSVIGASWEVSDVSTPQLMDALYTHLLSGDKPDEALRSGKLAMIHGEGVFRKPLYWASFQLYAGR, encoded by the coding sequence GTGTACCTTTATCAGGGCCACAGCGAAGATGCGGCTGCCTTATTAAGGCAGCCGCCTCCTGTACATGCCGAAAGTTCGCTGGTTGTCAGGCAGAACCTTCTGCTGACCATGGCGGAGGCACGGTCCGAACATCGGGAAGCCGCCGCCCGCGCCATCACAGTTGCGGAGACTGCCGATACACAAGGTGTGCTACGCGCCGAGATTCTCGCAATCAAGGGAAGTCTGGCACTCGAACAAGGACAGCGCACGGAAGCCGAGAGGCTCTTCAACGCCGCACTGGCACTTGGCACGCCGCAGGATACAAAGTTCTTCGAGATGCAGATGTGGATGAATCTCGGTGCGGTCGCACTGGATCTGGAGCACTACGAAGATGCGCTTGAACGATTCAATCGCGCTTCCATCCTTGCTCAATCGCTCAACGCCCGACTCGCCCTCGAAAAGGTGCTCGGCAACCTTGGCTGGACGTACTACAACACCGGCGACTTTGTGCGTGCCCTGCAGAGTTCGAAGATAGCCGAGACCCAGGCAGCAGCGATTGGCGTCACTCTCGACCAGGTGCGATGGCTGAGAAATGCTGGCATGAGCCAGTTCGAGCAGAATGATCCTGCAGCTGCCCGTGTCTCCTTTGAAAACTCACTCCGACTTGCCGAAGGACTCCACAACTCGCAGGAGATGCTGTACGCCCACTTGGCACTCTCCTATCTCCTGCTGCACACGCAACCGGACCTAGCAGCAAGCCACATCCATGAGGCCGCCCGGCTGGCCCAACTTCGCCAGAACCCTACGGAGGAGTTGGAGCCAATGCTGCTGCAGTCGTTGCTGCTTCTGCAACAGGGCCAGACTGGTGCGGCGGAGACAGGCTTACTCGCCTTCGTGAAGCAGACGACAGCCTTTCCATCGCTCCAATGGGAGGCGGAAAATACCCTGGCGAGGATTTATGCAGTATCGGGCAGGCAGCAAGAGGCCGATCACTGGTACCAGCGCGCTATCACGACCTTCCACCAGCAACGCCTCTCTCTGAAAAGCGTCGAGTTGGAGCTGCCCTTTCTCGAAAACGGTAGCGACCTCTATCTCGGCTATATGGAGCACCTGATCCATGAGGGCAGGACCGACGACGCCTTGAAGATCCTCGATGACAGCCGTGCCGAGACGCTCGCAGAGGGCCTGAAGACCTCCGCCGCCGCGACGGATAAGACGTCGCCGGTCACTGCAGCTTCCATAAGAACGCTCGCCGGTCGGCTGCACGCGACGATCCTTGTGTACTGCCTTCGCCCGGACACATCGTATCTCTGGGCGATCAATGCGGGTAAGGTAGAGTTCCGCACGCTGGCGGCAAGTACAGCGATTTTGCCTCTTGTCGACCGACAAACGCAGGCCATCCTTGCCTCGAAGGATTTGCTCACTCAGAAGGATCAGACCGGCCAGCAGCTCTACGAGCTCCTGATCAAGCCTGCTGCGGACGCGATCGGCAGCAACCGGCGTGTTTTTCTGATCGCCGATAAAGGTCTGGGTGCGCTCAACTTCGAGACGCTGATCCCGACAGACTCGCAGGCGCATTACTGGATTGAAGACGTGGCACTGACGAACGCACGATCACTTCGTCTGCTTGCCGCCTCACCAGATACTGCGGCACCAGCGGCTTCGAACAAGCTCCTCCTGATCGGTGATCCGCTCTACAGGACTGGTGAGTTTCCGCCGCTCCCGAATGCAGCCGCTGAGATGGAGGGCGTCGCCTCTCACTTCGAGGCTGCCGCACGAACGATGTCCACTGGCGGCAACGCACTACCCGCAAGCTACGCTTCAAGCAATCCGGCGAACTTCACTTATATTCACTTCGTAGCCCACGCTACTGCGAACGAGACGAATCCGCTGGACTCGGCGATCATTCTCTCGACCCCGCCAAACACTCCGCAGGATCGACCAGCCGCCAATCGCCTCTACGCCCGCGATATCCTGCAAAGTCCCGTGCATGCCGAGTTGGTCACCATCTCCTCGTGCTTCGGCTCGGGCACGCGCAACTACTCCGGCGAGGGCGTTGTGGGGTTGGTCTGGGCGTTCCTTCGAGCAGGAGCGCACTCGGTGATCGGGGCAAGCTGGGAGGTCAGCGACGTCTCAACCCCACAACTGATGGACGCGCTCTACACGCACCTGCTCAGTGGCGACAAACCTGACGAGGCTCTCCGCTCCGGAAAGCTCGCCATGATCCATGGCGAGGGCGTCTTTCGCAAGCCACTCTACTGGGCGTCCTTCCAGCTTTACGCTGGAAGGTAG
- a CDS encoding alpha-amylase family protein: protein MEFHISRNVRDRYGISDLLFNYAGNVVFGNIAASRELAKRVNEVRGAGKTLAPAEVMHAGSLFAMGLIDELNHALIAQFRETLDPEVLSAALQWFQSQANEIGVEKLLTTFTQQFPNVGIYRGEQTVQEWLDGSTEGMSNREAAVEELLMLWLANINPAFAPFKEFFDDTDLEKKTVYKAVTSTLDEYFATRPVFDLEVGTLLDALLAPMLASPDSLTGQLAFIREKWVEYLGDELRQVLLAIDTLKEEDIAIWMQFHPASGMASHRQGQQGWGSEGFIGDEFVGFEGAAEERARRWREAQSQEQPVVNEYEAFSPDQAWMPTVVLLAKSTYVWLEQLSKKFQRHIQRLDQIPDEELALIADRGLNGLWLIGLWERSSASQTIKRLRGQADAVASAYSVADYRIAEDLGGEPAYRHLRDRCAVVGIRLASDMVPNHMGIDSTWVMEHPEWFLSRAESPFPVYSFEGPDLSNDSRVEIKIEDHYFDQTDAAVVFRRRDRMSGHTDFMYHGNDGTTFAWNDTAQLDYSKAVVREQVMQTILQVARLFPIIRFDAAMTLAKKHVQRLWFPIPGVGGSIPSRAEDSMTNAEFDALMPNEFWREVVDRVAVEVPGTLLLAEAFWLLEGYFVRTLGMHRVYNSAFMNMLRDEENAKYRSYLKKTIEFDPDILKRYVNFMSNPDERTAIDQFGSGDRYFGVCTLLATLPGLPMFGHGQIEAFTEKYGMEYKKARFDESPNEDLVARHQREIAPLLKNRQLFAGSSDFFLYDFWNEDGSVDESVYAYSNLSGAERAIIFFNNRYGGTRGTIHTSAESMDKGSGTLRSRRLDDALQLGAEDSLVVAYKDVATGLEYLRRSNDLAHHGITIELRAYQYVVLQHWRQLRSTAEQPWDRLCDALNGAGVYNLDEALSKLRLRPLHEALRQMLCAGSIEAVIEVSASSPQKKTPQAEPVAETIADKVAHVIDTALSSLLGSEQAEAPLPKLVEVKLHETRLVPLFDKAKPFFESVEHLEGRSDEAEGTRFQKAIEDSVKAVTRLPEKAASYAATWPGVSGAFLPIGSLKESLGTWAPILAWSVLSALKVKSRENVVLFDQLQLRAALAETFSSLGLEGEGAWRAAARVRILLAYGTSPSLEDLLGSGEFWSDPDVRWLTGAGEYQGKTYFNKEQFEEMVGWLLIPVLLAAKEKSARPKIAKNSFLTSIAATAEKSGFEVQKLVAQLQPIVATAPLTPPVVEVSKVKASVAKASAKVAKKRAAPKKKVT, encoded by the coding sequence ATGGAATTCCACATTTCGCGTAACGTTCGCGATCGATATGGCATTAGTGATCTGCTCTTTAACTATGCGGGCAATGTAGTGTTTGGCAATATCGCGGCCAGCAGAGAGCTTGCGAAGCGCGTGAACGAGGTTCGCGGGGCGGGAAAGACCCTGGCTCCCGCGGAAGTGATGCATGCCGGCAGCCTGTTTGCGATGGGGCTGATCGATGAGTTGAATCATGCGCTGATCGCTCAGTTTCGCGAGACGCTCGATCCCGAGGTGCTGTCAGCGGCGCTGCAGTGGTTTCAGTCGCAGGCGAACGAGATCGGCGTCGAGAAGCTGCTGACGACCTTTACGCAACAGTTTCCAAATGTCGGGATCTATCGCGGCGAGCAGACGGTGCAGGAGTGGCTTGATGGCTCCACCGAGGGCATGTCGAACCGTGAGGCAGCGGTCGAAGAGTTGCTCATGCTCTGGCTGGCTAATATCAATCCAGCGTTTGCCCCGTTCAAAGAGTTTTTCGACGATACGGATCTCGAGAAGAAGACGGTCTACAAGGCTGTCACGTCGACGCTGGACGAATATTTTGCGACGCGGCCTGTGTTTGATCTCGAGGTCGGAACGCTGCTCGATGCGCTGCTTGCGCCGATGCTGGCATCACCGGATTCGCTGACGGGCCAACTGGCCTTCATTCGCGAGAAGTGGGTCGAGTACCTGGGCGATGAACTGAGGCAGGTCCTGCTGGCGATCGACACCCTGAAGGAAGAGGACATCGCCATCTGGATGCAGTTCCATCCAGCCTCTGGCATGGCGTCGCATCGGCAAGGCCAGCAGGGCTGGGGAAGCGAAGGTTTTATTGGTGATGAGTTCGTCGGCTTCGAAGGAGCGGCGGAGGAGCGGGCGAGGCGGTGGCGCGAGGCGCAGTCGCAGGAGCAGCCAGTCGTCAACGAGTACGAGGCTTTTAGCCCGGACCAGGCGTGGATGCCAACGGTTGTTCTACTGGCGAAGAGCACGTATGTGTGGCTCGAACAGCTCTCGAAGAAGTTTCAGCGGCACATCCAGCGGCTCGACCAGATCCCGGATGAGGAACTTGCGCTGATTGCCGACCGCGGCTTGAACGGCCTTTGGCTGATCGGTCTCTGGGAACGAAGCAGCGCGTCACAGACGATCAAGCGACTGCGTGGCCAGGCGGACGCGGTGGCGTCGGCGTACTCTGTGGCGGACTACCGGATCGCGGAGGACCTTGGCGGCGAGCCAGCCTATCGGCATCTTCGGGATCGCTGCGCGGTGGTTGGCATCCGGCTCGCAAGCGACATGGTGCCAAACCACATGGGCATCGATTCGACGTGGGTGATGGAGCATCCGGAGTGGTTCCTATCCCGTGCCGAGAGTCCATTTCCGGTATATAGCTTCGAGGGCCCGGACCTGTCGAATGACAGCCGTGTCGAGATCAAGATTGAAGACCACTACTTCGACCAGACGGATGCTGCGGTGGTCTTCCGACGGCGCGACCGGATGAGCGGCCATACGGACTTCATGTACCACGGCAACGACGGAACCACCTTTGCCTGGAACGATACGGCGCAGTTGGACTATTCCAAGGCTGTGGTGCGTGAGCAAGTGATGCAGACCATTCTGCAGGTCGCACGGTTGTTTCCGATCATCCGCTTCGACGCGGCCATGACGCTGGCTAAGAAGCATGTGCAGCGGCTTTGGTTTCCAATTCCCGGCGTTGGCGGTTCGATCCCTTCGCGCGCTGAGGACAGCATGACGAACGCGGAGTTCGACGCGCTGATGCCGAACGAATTCTGGCGCGAGGTGGTGGATCGTGTCGCAGTCGAGGTGCCGGGCACGCTTCTTCTGGCCGAGGCCTTCTGGCTGCTGGAAGGCTACTTCGTTCGCACGCTGGGGATGCACCGCGTCTACAACAGCGCCTTCATGAACATGCTGCGTGATGAGGAGAATGCGAAGTATCGGTCCTACTTGAAGAAGACGATAGAGTTCGATCCAGACATCCTGAAGCGATACGTGAATTTCATGAGTAATCCGGACGAGCGAACTGCGATCGATCAGTTCGGATCCGGCGACCGCTACTTCGGCGTGTGCACGCTATTGGCAACATTGCCCGGGCTGCCGATGTTCGGACACGGGCAGATCGAGGCCTTCACCGAGAAGTACGGTATGGAATATAAGAAGGCGCGCTTCGACGAGTCTCCGAACGAAGATCTCGTCGCGCGGCATCAGCGCGAGATTGCGCCTTTGCTGAAGAACCGGCAGTTGTTTGCCGGAAGCAGCGACTTCTTTCTCTATGACTTCTGGAACGAGGATGGCTCAGTAGATGAAAGCGTCTACGCCTACTCGAATCTCTCAGGGGCAGAGCGCGCCATTATCTTCTTCAACAATCGCTATGGCGGCACGCGCGGAACGATCCACACGTCGGCTGAGTCGATGGACAAGGGAAGTGGAACGCTGCGGAGCCGTCGGCTCGACGATGCGCTGCAGCTCGGAGCGGAAGACTCGTTGGTGGTGGCCTACAAGGATGTGGCGACCGGGCTCGAGTACCTGCGCCGGTCGAACGACCTGGCACACCACGGGATCACCATTGAACTGCGAGCGTACCAGTATGTTGTGCTGCAGCATTGGCGACAGTTGCGTTCGACGGCGGAGCAGCCATGGGACAGGCTGTGTGACGCGCTGAACGGCGCTGGCGTCTACAACCTCGACGAGGCGCTATCGAAGCTGCGGCTGCGGCCTCTGCACGAGGCATTGCGGCAGATGCTCTGTGCTGGCTCGATCGAGGCCGTGATCGAGGTAAGTGCCAGCTCTCCGCAGAAGAAAACGCCGCAGGCAGAGCCGGTTGCGGAGACGATCGCCGACAAGGTAGCGCACGTCATCGACACTGCGCTCTCTTCCTTGCTAGGGTCTGAGCAGGCTGAGGCTCCGCTGCCGAAGCTTGTCGAGGTGAAGCTACATGAGACGCGGCTGGTCCCGCTATTTGACAAGGCGAAGCCATTCTTTGAGAGCGTGGAGCATCTTGAGGGGCGATCGGACGAGGCCGAAGGAACGCGGTTCCAGAAGGCGATCGAAGATTCCGTAAAGGCGGTGACGCGCCTGCCAGAGAAGGCGGCGAGCTACGCGGCGACTTGGCCAGGAGTGTCAGGCGCGTTTCTTCCGATCGGTTCACTGAAGGAGTCGCTGGGCACCTGGGCTCCCATCTTGGCCTGGAGCGTTCTCAGCGCCCTCAAGGTGAAGAGCCGTGAAAACGTCGTGTTGTTTGATCAGCTTCAGCTTCGCGCCGCGCTTGCCGAAACGTTCTCATCGCTCGGTCTGGAGGGTGAGGGTGCATGGCGTGCGGCGGCACGGGTGCGGATCTTGTTGGCCTATGGAACAAGTCCTTCGCTCGAAGATCTACTTGGCTCGGGCGAGTTCTGGAGCGATCCTGACGTTCGGTGGCTTACAGGAGCTGGAGAGTATCAGGGCAAGACCTACTTCAATAAGGAGCAGTTTGAGGAGATGGTTGGGTGGTTGCTGATCCCTGTCCTCCTCGCCGCTAAAGAGAAGTCGGCCAGGCCAAAGATCGCTAAGAACAGCTTTCTAACCTCCATCGCTGCGACGGCTGAGAAGTCCGGCTTTGAGGTGCAGAAGCTGGTCGCCCAATTGCAGCCAATTGTCGCAACTGCTCCGCTGACACCTCCCGTCGTCGAAGTGTCGAAGGTGAAAGCATCGGTCGCAAAGGCATCAGCTAAGGTGGCAAAGAAGAGAGCCGCACCAAAGAAAAAGGTGACGTAG